The Luteibacter flocculans genomic interval TGGTCGCGAATCTCATCGGTGCGATTTCGCTCACTGGGGTGCGCGTGGCGATCATCGGATGCAGCGGTGCGGTGTCTGCGGTGGTGGGCGCCTATGTCACCTTGTTCCCGCGAGCGAAGCTGGGCCTCGTGCTGCCGCTGGGCTTATATCTCGAATTCGTGCGCGTGCCCGCATTCCTGCTGATCGGCATCTGGGCGCTGGTGCAGTTGCTTTTCAGCTACGCGGGCGCGAGCTACGGTGCGGTTGTGTGGTGGACGCACATTGGCGGGTTTCTCTTCGGCATTGTCTTTGCGCTGTTCTCGCGGGGCGCCATCGCCCGTCGCTTACGCGGCTGAGTATTCCCGCGGCGCGAGCAAATGCTCCTGCACAAAACCACGTAGCAACAGGGTCGCGTCACGCGTCGGGACGACGGCGGCGAGCATCGCGTCGGGCGCTTGACCCTCTTGCCGTAGCACGTCGTGCTTGCGCCGAATGTACGCGCGCATGACTTCCGCCGAAAACTCGGGATGGAATTGCGTGCTCACTGCGTGCTTGCCGTAACGCACCAGGTGATGCGGGTCTCGGTCCGACCGCGCGAGCGAAGTTGCCCCCTTCGGTAATTCCAGCACGCTCTGCTCGTGTGTCGCATGAGCATGGAAGGCGGCGGGCAACCGCGCGCCGAGTGGATCGGCCGCGGCATCGACGTGCGCTTCGATGCGTATCGTGCCCATCTCGCGCCCACCTGGCAGATAATCCACGCGCCCGCCAAGCGCATGCGACATCAACTGATGGCCGTAACAGACGCCGAGCATCGGAAGATCGATGTCCATGGCGTTGCGAATCCACCCCGCCGTTCGCTCGCTCCACGGCAGTTTCTCGGTGACCATCGACGCGGAGCCGGTGAGTACGGCTCCTGCGCATTCGTCGGGATCGGGCAGATGATCGCCTTGCTCCACGTCCACCACTTTTACGTGGGGCTCGCGCAGGCGAAGACCGAGACGGAACCAACGCGGGAAGTCGCCGTGGCGCTGGCTGATGACCTCGGGCGCACGGCCGGTGCGAATGATGAGAACGGGCTTCATGGTTGATGACTATCGTCGATGTCGGTCGGCGGGAGAACGTTGAGCACTTCACGCACGGTGGTGAGTCCAGCGGCGACCTGCATGGCCGCCGAGATACGCAGGGGTTTCATGCCTTCGCGCAAGGCTTCGGCACCGAACCGGCCGAGATCGAGGTCCGCCAAGATCAGCGAACGCAAGCGCGCGGTCATCGGCATCATCTCGTACACGCCGGTGCGTCCGAGGAAGCCTGTCTTGCGGCATTCGAGGCAACCGACGGGCTCGTAAACCCGCTCGGGCAGCGGTACGTCCCAGCCGTGCGTCAGCACACGCCAGGCATCCGCATCCTGCGTTGTGACCACCTTGCAATGCGGACAGAGGGTGCGCACCAGTCGCTGCGCGACAACGCCCGAGAGCGTCGACTGGATGAGGTAATGCGGCACGCCCAGATCGAGCAGGCGAGTGACCGCACTGGGCGAGTCGTTCGTGTGCAGCGTCGAGAGCACCAGATGGCCCGTGAGCGACGCCTGCACGGCCATCTGCGCCGTCTCAAGATCGCGAATCTCGCCGATCATGATGATGTCCGGATCCTGGCGCAGCAGCGTTCGCACGCCCGCCGCGAAGTCCAGGTCGATGGACGGCTGGACCTGCATCTGATTGAGGTCGGGGGACACCATTTCGATCGGGTCTTCGACCGTGCAGACGTTCAACTCGGGGCGCGCGAGATGTTTCAGTGTGGAATAGAGCGTGGTGGTCTTGCCCGAGCCGGTGGGGCCGGTCACCAGCACGATGCCGTGCGGGCGTTCCACCATGCTGCGCCACACGCGATCTTCCTCGGCGGAGAAACCGAGTTGAGCGAAGTCTTTCATCACGAGGTCGGGATCGAAGATACGCATCACCACCTTCTCGCCGAAGGCGGTAGGCATCGTGGAGATACGCAATTCCACTTCGCGGCCGCCGGCCGAGCGCGTCTTGATGCGACCGTCCTGCGGACGCCGTTTCTCCGCCACGTCCATGCGCGCGAGGATCTTCACGCGCGCGGTCACCGCGGTCATCACCGGTGGCGGAAGCTCGAACACCTTCTGCATCACGCCATCGATGCGGAAGCGCATCTGCCCGGCATCGCGGCGCGGCTCCAGGTGAATGTCGGAGGCGCGTTGTTCGAAAGCGTATTGCAGCAGCCAGTCCACGATGTGGACCACATGGCGGTCGTCTGCACCCACTTCGCCGGTCTTGCCGAGTTCCACCAACTGTTCGAAGTTGATGATCTTCGACGGCTCGTTGCCCTTGGCGTCCTGAGCGAGCTGGATCGATCGCTGCACGCCGTAGAACTCGAGCAGATAGCGATTGATGTCGATCGGATTCGACACCACGCGGCGCACGTCGCGGCGGAGCATGTGCGCCAGGTCGTTCGCCCAGCCGGTGTCGAAGGGCTCCGCGGTGGCGAAGGTCACCTCCATCGACGATGCCGCCACGGGAAGGATGCGGTGGCGCTGGGCGTACGCACTGCTCACGGCCTGCGTGGCCTGGGCCACGTTCACCTTCATGGGGTCGATCTTGAGGTAGGGCAGGTCGGCCTTGCCGGCCAGCCATTCCACCAGGATTTCGAGGCTCAGCGGCCGCCCGGCTTCACGGCGGTTCTCCGGCTTGGCGTTCGCAATCAGAACCAGCGGGTGCAGCTCGATGGCGGATTTTCCGCCGCGGGAAGCGAGCCGGATGCGCTTGGCGTCGTCGCCGGTGAGGTATCCGTCCACGACGAGCGAGGCGAGCACCTCGTCGAGTTCCAGCCGGCCGCGGCGGCCGAGCAGCGCGCCGGGTTGCGGATTGACTGCCATGGTGGTGCGACCCCGTGTGAATCCTACGCCGCTATACTAGCCCGCTTTCTCAAGGACTCGGGAACCATGTCCGCGCCCACCTTCCAAGACGTGATCCAGACCCTGAACCGCTATTGGGCGGAGCAGGGCTGCGTGCTGGTCCAGCCGCTCGACACCGAGGTCGGCGCGGGAACGTTCCACCCCGCCACCTTCCTTCGTGCGCTCGGACCCGAGCCCTGGGCAGCGGCCTACGTGCAGCCCTGCCGCCGGCCCACGGACGGTCGCTACGGCGACAACCCGAACCGACTCCAGCACTACTACCAGTACCAGGTGGTGTTGAAGCCGAACCCGGACGACATCCTCGAGCGTTACATCGGCTCGCTGAAAGCGCTGGGTATCGATCCGCTGGTGCACGACCTGCGTTTCGTCGAGGACAACTGGGAATCACCCACGCTGGGCGCCTGGGGTCTGGGTTGGGAAGTCTGGTTGAACGGCATGGAAGTCACCCAGTTCACCTATTTCCAGCAGGCCGGCGGTCTCGAATGCCGTCCCGTCACGGGCGAGATCACCTACGGCCTCGAGCGCCTGGTCATGTACCTGCAGAACGTGGACAGCATCTACGACATCGTCTGGACGCATGCCCCGCATGGCGTCGTCACGTATGGCGACGTCTTCCATCAGAACGAGGTGGAGCAGAGCACGTACAACTTCGAGCATGCCAACGTTCCCGAGCTGTTCCATTGGTTCGACGTCTGCGAAGGCGAGGCAAGCAAGCTGATCGCCGCGGGCCTGCCGCTGCCGGCGTACGAGCAGGTCTGCAAGGCCAGCCATGCCTTCAACCTGCTGGATGCGCGCCGCGCCATCAGCGTGACCGAGCGCCAGCGTTTCATCCTGCGCGTGCGCACGTTGGCGCGCAGCGTCGCCGAGGCGTACGTGGCGCAGCGCGAAAAGCTTGGTTTTCCTGGCCTGAAGAACGACAAGGAGGCCACCCGTGGCCGATAAGCGACTGCCGCTCGTCATCGAGCTGGGCACCGAGGAACTGCCGCCGAAGGCCCTGGACGACCTGTCCGCCGCGTTCGCGCGTGGCGTTGTCGAAGGCCTGGAGAAGCGCGGCGTCGCCGCAGACTTCGCCTCGGCGAAGGCTTATGCGTCACCCCGCCGTCTTGCGGTGCACATCGCCGACGTGGCCGTGGCACAACCGGAACAGACCATCGAGCGTCGCGGCCCGGCGATCGCCGCGAGTCTCGGCGCCGACGGCGAGCCGAGCAAGGCGTTGCTCGGCTTTGCGCAATCGTGCGGCGTCGACGTGTCCGCCCTCGAAAAGCTCGAGACCGACAAGGGCGCGTGGTTCGTGTTCCGCGCCGTGAAGCCGGGTCAGCCGACCGCATCGCTGCTCCCTGAGGTCGTTACCGAGGCGCTCAAGGCGCTGCCGATTCCCAAGGCGATGCGCTGGGGCGATCGCGACGATACCTTCGTGCGCCCCGTGCATACGCTGCTGATGCTGCATGGTGCCGACATCGTCGAAGGCGAGGTTCTGGGCTTGAAGAGTGGTCGCCAGAGCAGCGGTCATCGCTTTCATCATCCCGCACCGGTCCACGTCGCCGACGCCGACAGCTGGCTTGAGGCCCTGCGCCATGCGCACGTCATCGCTGATCCCGCCGAACGGCGGCAGCGCGTGCGCGACGAAGTGGCGCGCGTGGCGACCGGGGGCGTGCCGCGACTGTCCGAAGGGCTGCTCGACGAGATCGCCAACCTCACCGAATGGCCGGTGGGCATCGCCTGTACCTTCGAGCGCGCCTTTCTCGACGTGCCGCCCGAGGCGTTGGTCACCACGATGGAGACCAACCAGAAGTTCGTGCCGGTGTTCGATGCCGAGGGGCGCCTGACGGAACACTTCATCGGCGTCGCCAACATCGAGAGCCGCGATCCCGCCGAGATCCGCAAGGGCTACGAGCGCGTCATCCGTCCGCGTTTTGCCGACGCCAAGTTCTTCTGGGACGAAGACCTCAAGACGCCGCTCGCCGACCACCAGGAAGGCTTGAAGAACGTGACCTACCAGCAGTCGCTGGGCAGCCTGTGGGACAAGACCGTGCGTGTGGCCGAGCTGGCTCGCGTCATCGCCAACCGTGTCGGTGTGGACGCGGGCCAGGCGACGCATGCCGCGGCGCTTTCGAAGTGCGATCTGCTCACGCGCATGGTCGGCGAATTCCCTGAACTGCAAGGCGTCATGGGTCGCTACTACGCCACGCGGCAAGGCATCGCGGCCGACGTGGCCGAGGCGCTCGACAGCTTCTACCAGCCGCGTTTCGGCGGCGATGCCATTGCCGCCGGTAAGGTCGGGCAGGTGCTTGCCGTGGCCGAACGTCTCGACACGCTCGCCGGCATCTTCGCCGTGGGGCTCAAGCCCAGCGGCAACAAGGATCCGTTTGCGCTGCGCCGCGCGGCGCTGGGTCTGGCGCGTACCCTCATCGAGGGCGGGCTGGAGATTGATCTGCGCGCCGCCTTCACCGAAGCCTTCGAGATGGTGCCCGAAGCGGCGCTCGTGGCCGGCGTGAAGCCGGGCAAGGATGGCAAGGCACCGGCCGTGGACATCGGCGCCCGGCGCCGGGAACTGGGCGACGAAGTCGTGGCCTTCGTGCTCGATCGCCTGCGCGGTTACTACGCGGACCAGGGCTTTTCGGCCGACCAGTTCGAGGCCGTGCTCGCGGTGGCGCCGGCCACGCTGCCCGACTTCGATCGCCGTCTGCGCGCGGTCGGCGAGTTTGCGCAGCGAGCCGAGGCGGCTAGCCTGGCGGCAGCGAACAAGCGTGTGGCCAACATCCTGCGCAAGCAGGCGGAAGAAGCCAGCGCCGCACCCATCCCGTCGAGCGTCGACCCAGCCCATTTCGAATCCGATGCCGAGCGTGAGTTGCACGCGGCCCTGGACGCCGCCCGCGCGGAGACGCGCGACTTGCTTGCACGTGGCGACTACACGGGCACGCTCGCGCGCCTGTCAGCCTTGCAGAGGCCTGTGGATCGGTTCTTCGACGATGTGCTGGTCAACGCCGAGAACCCGGCCGTGCGCGCCAACCGTCTTGCACTGCTCGCCCAGCTGAAAGCCAGCTTCGGCGCCATCGCCGACATCTCGCGGCTGTAATTCCTTCGGCGGTCTTCGGGCGATGCCGATGGCATCGCCCGAAAGACGGGGCTCAAGCGAGTGCCGTACCCTGTTCGTCGTGCACGCGCGACACCAGCGTCCGCCGGAAGGCGACCATTCGGTCGGCGTAGTCCGATTCGCCCGAGCGGCC includes:
- a CDS encoding glutamine amidotransferase, with the protein product MKPVLIIRTGRAPEVISQRHGDFPRWFRLGLRLREPHVKVVDVEQGDHLPDPDECAGAVLTGSASMVTEKLPWSERTAGWIRNAMDIDLPMLGVCYGHQLMSHALGGRVDYLPGGREMGTIRIEAHVDAAADPLGARLPAAFHAHATHEQSVLELPKGATSLARSDRDPHHLVRYGKHAVSTQFHPEFSAEVMRAYIRRKHDVLRQEGQAPDAMLAAVVPTRDATLLLRGFVQEHLLAPREYSAA
- a CDS encoding GspE/PulE family protein — encoded protein: MAVNPQPGALLGRRGRLELDEVLASLVVDGYLTGDDAKRIRLASRGGKSAIELHPLVLIANAKPENRREAGRPLSLEILVEWLAGKADLPYLKIDPMKVNVAQATQAVSSAYAQRHRILPVAASSMEVTFATAEPFDTGWANDLAHMLRRDVRRVVSNPIDINRYLLEFYGVQRSIQLAQDAKGNEPSKIINFEQLVELGKTGEVGADDRHVVHIVDWLLQYAFEQRASDIHLEPRRDAGQMRFRIDGVMQKVFELPPPVMTAVTARVKILARMDVAEKRRPQDGRIKTRSAGGREVELRISTMPTAFGEKVVMRIFDPDLVMKDFAQLGFSAEEDRVWRSMVERPHGIVLVTGPTGSGKTTTLYSTLKHLARPELNVCTVEDPIEMVSPDLNQMQVQPSIDLDFAAGVRTLLRQDPDIIMIGEIRDLETAQMAVQASLTGHLVLSTLHTNDSPSAVTRLLDLGVPHYLIQSTLSGVVAQRLVRTLCPHCKVVTTQDADAWRVLTHGWDVPLPERVYEPVGCLECRKTGFLGRTGVYEMMPMTARLRSLILADLDLGRFGAEALREGMKPLRISAAMQVAAGLTTVREVLNVLPPTDIDDSHQP
- the glyQ gene encoding glycine--tRNA ligase subunit alpha; translation: MSAPTFQDVIQTLNRYWAEQGCVLVQPLDTEVGAGTFHPATFLRALGPEPWAAAYVQPCRRPTDGRYGDNPNRLQHYYQYQVVLKPNPDDILERYIGSLKALGIDPLVHDLRFVEDNWESPTLGAWGLGWEVWLNGMEVTQFTYFQQAGGLECRPVTGEITYGLERLVMYLQNVDSIYDIVWTHAPHGVVTYGDVFHQNEVEQSTYNFEHANVPELFHWFDVCEGEASKLIAAGLPLPAYEQVCKASHAFNLLDARRAISVTERQRFILRVRTLARSVAEAYVAQREKLGFPGLKNDKEATRGR
- the glyS gene encoding glycine--tRNA ligase subunit beta, whose translation is MADKRLPLVIELGTEELPPKALDDLSAAFARGVVEGLEKRGVAADFASAKAYASPRRLAVHIADVAVAQPEQTIERRGPAIAASLGADGEPSKALLGFAQSCGVDVSALEKLETDKGAWFVFRAVKPGQPTASLLPEVVTEALKALPIPKAMRWGDRDDTFVRPVHTLLMLHGADIVEGEVLGLKSGRQSSGHRFHHPAPVHVADADSWLEALRHAHVIADPAERRQRVRDEVARVATGGVPRLSEGLLDEIANLTEWPVGIACTFERAFLDVPPEALVTTMETNQKFVPVFDAEGRLTEHFIGVANIESRDPAEIRKGYERVIRPRFADAKFFWDEDLKTPLADHQEGLKNVTYQQSLGSLWDKTVRVAELARVIANRVGVDAGQATHAAALSKCDLLTRMVGEFPELQGVMGRYYATRQGIAADVAEALDSFYQPRFGGDAIAAGKVGQVLAVAERLDTLAGIFAVGLKPSGNKDPFALRRAALGLARTLIEGGLEIDLRAAFTEAFEMVPEAALVAGVKPGKDGKAPAVDIGARRRELGDEVVAFVLDRLRGYYADQGFSADQFEAVLAVAPATLPDFDRRLRAVGEFAQRAEAASLAAANKRVANILRKQAEEASAAPIPSSVDPAHFESDAERELHAALDAARAETRDLLARGDYTGTLARLSALQRPVDRFFDDVLVNAENPAVRANRLALLAQLKASFGAIADISRL